From Panthera uncia isolate 11264 unplaced genomic scaffold, Puncia_PCG_1.0 HiC_scaffold_432, whole genome shotgun sequence, a single genomic window includes:
- the LOC125918089 gene encoding protein FAM174C-like, whose translation MGPRVLLPPPPPPPPPPPLLLLLLLRALLLSALLCGAEGAASPSPRPVQATLSPPPAVTNGSQPGPPHNSTHSRPPDSPGSPLLRSFYVLTGLSGLAALYFLIRAFRLKKPQRKRYGLLANTEDPTEMASLDSDEEVVFETRNLR comes from the exons ATGGGGCCGCGcgtgctgctgccgccgccgccgccgccgccgccgccgccgcccctgctgctgctgctgctgctgcgggcGCTGCTGCTATCGGCGCTGCTGTGCGGGGCCGAGGGGGCCGCGTCCCCGTCGCCGCGCCCGGTGCAGGCCACGCTGTCGCCACCGCCCGCCGTGACGAACGGGAGCCAGCCGGGCCCGCCGCACAACAGCACGCACTCGCGACCGCCGGACTCGCCGGGCTCGCCGCTGCTGCGCTCCTTCTACGTGCTCACGGGCCTCAGCGGCCTGGCCGCGCTCTACTTCCTCATCCGGGCGTTCAG GTTGAAGAAGCCACAGCGGAAGAGGTACGGCCTTCTGGCCAACACCGAGGACCCCACGGAGATGGCTTCGCTGGACAGCGACGAGGAGGTCGTCTTTGAGACCAGGAATCTGAGATG A